Genomic segment of Nostoc sp. UHCC 0302:
GCCAGAGAGGTTACTATCGTTTAGTACTGATTCTTTAAGGTTAATCTTTTCAAGCTTTGCTTCTATAAAAATAAATTTCAAAAGTTCAGTATCACGTAAAAAATATAAAATCCTTGCTTGACGCTCTTGATCACTGCTCAACCTCCGTAATATTGACGAACTCCTGACGCGAGCAACATTAATTGCTGTATCTAATTCTGAATCTTGTTCTATCTTTTCTCTTGTTTTTTTTACATCACTAAAATCTAAAGTTTTAATTTTTTGTGATAATTGCTTGTCAAGCAATATATCTGACATTCGGTCAATATAAGCTTCTATACCTTCTTCACGCGAATTAATCTCTGCTATTTCTCTTTCAAGGTTACTTTGCTGCTCAGTGCGTTTTTGCTCTCTACGCTGAAATTGATATCCTAAAATAGCTACTAAAATTGGAATAGCTAATGTACCAGCTAAGCTCAACCAATCCCAAAGAGTCTTACCTGATTGGAACTGCTCAGTTTCTTTCCTAACCTTAATAATCTTCCCATCTTTAGGGTTTATTACTTCTTCTATGCTTACTGATTTATTTGAATCTGTCCCAAATCCTGTGCCATACAAATACGTCCCCGAGACAACAGGAATAAGAGTAGCCACAATAGATATAGTAATTAGCACACGCCCCCAGATTTTAGAGTTTGCGATCGCAAACTGCTTACTAACTTCTGCTTGCGTAATCTTTGCCATTGCTTAAATGCCTGTGTTAGGAGTTTTACTGCTGATGAGGGTTTATGCTTGCTACACCTAAAATATCTGCTTTTACGGACTCTCCGCGCAATATTCCGGCTCCTGCGGGTAAACAACGCACTGCACAAGAATCTCAATTGCTGACAATGGGTGCAGGCTCTCTTGAGACCACCTGTGTAATAAAAAACTGCCCAGGAGTAGAACCGGAGCAGTTTTAAGCAGTGGAATTTATATAAGGGACTTTTAGGCTGTCGTCCCTGACTTTACATATAGTAGATTCGGTATGTAATCAGATACAGCTAGAATTTTGGACTTTCCGGAAAGACACAAAACAAGGCAGTTATTATTCCAATTTGATATCAGGTGCTTTTACTTGACGGGTTGCCCCTCCTTGTCGATTATCAGGAGAGCCTACTTTGGGTGGCTTAAAATTACCTTGATTTTTTAACAATTGTTCTTGTTGAGCTTTTACCACTTTCCTTCTCCCTGGTATTTACTTAGGTCTAAAATTAAGCTTATTTAAGGCTACAACCTTGAGGGGGGACAAAAAGGGCTAGAATGCAGATAAAATAAGCCTCATAGCCCTTTCTCCTTGTTGATAATACTTACGCTTATTAGGAGCTAGTGTCATTAACTCAGCCACCAATTCATAAGAATTTTCCATGAAATCGACCCAGTTAGACCCATATAATCCAATATAAAAACTGCTATGACGGCGAACTGTCCGCCCAGATTCTTTAATTCTGCCTACATATTTTTGAACACCCATGCGTTTAATTTTTTGACCAGATATAGTTGCAGCCGTGTATGCAAGTGAGATTAATAATATTAGGGAAATTAGCCTTTGACCTGATACATTAGTATCTTCTAAATTATAACCACCGCTTTTAAAATCTCTAAACATTTCCTCAATATCAAAACGTTGTTTATAAGCCTTAATAGCCGAATCTAAATCATCTAAATTAGTCAGAATAAACCAGCCCTCTTCCGGCGCAACTCCAAAACGTTTCCGTTTCCATTTAGTAGCGAGATTAAAGCTAACAAACCCTTGAGATTTCGTATATTTAATACCTTGGTAAAAGAAGGAAAGACCAGGTGCTAAACCCAAATCTCTTAATTGCAGCCAAATTTCTGGTTCTATTTCTATAAATGCGTCCTTTTTTAAGCGTAAGCAGAAATATACTTTCTGCTCTGTGAGCCAGTTAGCCAACTTTATTGAACAAAATTCTCGGTCTCCTAACACTACAATTTTATAATCCTTGAAAATCGGTAATGCTTTTTTAAATACTGCTTCTTGTTCATCAAAATTACTTGAGCCTAACTTGTCTAATAGCTCAAAATATATTGGGATAGACCTTTTGTCCCAAACCACGCTAATCATTAATAGATTAATGCATCCCCAATTAGTCCGATCTATAACTACATAAATAACTTCATTTAAAGGAAAATTTATTTCTAGCCAGCTTTTGATAATTGGAAACCAAATTTCTTCAACATTGATGTAATTTAAAGATAAAAATCGCTGAAGTTTTTTCCTTCTACTTTCAAATAGTATTGGTATTGGTAAAGCAGTCGCTAGCGCCTCAAGGCTAACAGTTTTAATAGATTGTAATAAACAGATAAGGAGTTTTAGTAATAAGTATTCAGTACGTCCAAGCTCTCGCTTGAGGTGTGTCTCGTAGAATTCTGGTAATATTATCATTAAATAGAGCTTATTGCGAATGAATGCTCTTTTTGTTTTACCACAAATTGCTACACTCGTTGCCCTATATCTATTTCAGGGTATTTCGTATCCCCTCAAGGGCTACAACACAAAGGTAATGTCTTATATAGAGTTATCTAGAGTTATCTAGGTTGTTGAAAAGTTTTACGCAAAAAAACCAAAAACTTTGAAAGTGCCATCACACAAGGAAAAGGAGCAACTGCTGTAGAATTACACTGCTTTGTTGCCCCACGTAAGCCGCGATATTTTTCAGCAGCAATGTTCAAGCTATATCGGTCGAGATCCATTGCAACTGTGTTTTGAGGGAGCAGCGTACACAGCATAAATGATTAAACGCATATAAAATCGAGAGCATGAAGACACTGCTGACCCGTCGCTCCCTTATGCATGGAATACGTTGTCTTCCGGTTTAAATCACTCTGCTAGCTTTGATATGATGAGTTAGCTAGACCGAACGCTTTCCCTATGTTCACCTGAAGTACCTACATGAGCGACGCTGGACAGTCAACTAATCGCCTTGACCGAATTGAGCGAATTTTGGAGCAAGTTGCTGCTAATCAAGGAGTGCTGCAACAGACTGTTCAGCAAAACAGCACTGCCATAGCCGAGTTACGGGAAGTGACCCAGCAAAACAGCACTGCCATAGCCGAGTTACGGGAAGTAACCCAACAGAACAGCGAGGCGATCGCTCAAAACAATCTAGCCATCGGGGAATTACGTCAACAGTTAGGAGATAGCGTGGCTGACCTCATACATACAATCGATTACGCAATTGAACACATGGAGCAGATGATTTCCAAAGCTTTTAGGCAAGGTGGCAACGGCTCAAATCCTCCTGGTGAGTGAGTACTGTATTAAAATAATGGTCAGAGCTAATGCGAAGCTATGCAGTATTATATCTGTGACCAGGAAGCGACAAAGGAGTGGCTACGTCTCGACTCAATCGACTACATCGTTGAGTGCTTAGAGGCGTGCGAAAGCTTCGAGATGCTGGCGGATTTACGAGAGATATTCCTCAGAAAGACGCGCTCATGTTGCTAGTGTCAAAGTGAGTGCTAGCCAGAGAGAAAGAATTATTATGAGGGTTGCAGCAGTTGAACCAATCGCAAGCTGCATAAATCAACACTATCAGCTACATTTTGGGAATAATAAGTTAATAAGAAGGCGTTACTAATGCAATATAATAACTTAACTACTTGCAAGTTAATACCTCATTAGTAATGACAAACTCTATTGCATAGTTTATCAAGAGTGGATTTTATAATATTGCTTCAAATTCTCAAGATGCGAAATCTTCCATAATCAATAATATACGCTAAATATAGTGATTGAAAACAGAGTCACTTAACAGTTATAAATAAAGAGTTTATTAAGACTGTTGACTCAGTTTTTGTATCTGTTCTTCCAAAGAAAGAATATGCCTATCCGTTGGTGGTAATTCGCGTAAAATCTCAAGTGCTGTTTGGTAACACTCAAGTGCTTGTGAGTTTCGAGATAATTGTTGAAAACAGTTACCCCATCTTTGCAACACGCAAGCCTTTTCGAATTCATTAGCTTTGAGAGGTTTAATTTCAAGCGAGGTATTATAGCAAGTGATCGCCTGTTGATAGTAAGGAACTGCTTGGGTGTATTGTGACAAGCCGCAATGCAAATCAGCCACAGATGCTAATGCACCAGCTTTGAGCCCGTGATTGCAAAAGTCAACGGGAGCAAGTTGAATGGCAGTCTCATAAGTAGTAAGTGCTTGTTGATAAGTGGCGAATGCTTCTCTATACTGCTTGTTGGTTAAGTATAGTTCGGCTAATCTTTCAATAATCGTTCCGTGATAACTGATATCAATCGCATCACTGTGGTATGTAGAAAAGACACTATCATATGTGGCGATCGCTTGCTTTAAAGTCTCAATAGCCTCTGTATACTGCTGCTGAGATAACTGTAGCTCGGACAGCTTTTCGAGAGCAAAACCCTTGCGCTTAAGAGTTTTGAGGTCATTAGGAGCAAACTTGAGTGCAGCATCATAGATGGCGATCGCTTGAATATAAGTTTCTATAGTCTGTTGCTGCATAAACTAACCAAAAACACCAGATTATAGCCAATCCCTTCTAATATTAGATGGGTTAGCTCAAAGTCGCTTGAATTTTTGGCTCTATCGGGTTTGATATGCTAATGTAACATACGATACAAAATATTGAGCTGCTTTGCTTAATCTGTTGGAATATAGCTGTTGATTCAGCATAGTTTAGACGATAGAACCGATTTTTTGTGGAGAAATATCAATGACTATTTCAATGTACCAAGCGTCAATACCCGTGTCTATTCGTGCACTGAATAACCTTGCAAATATTCTTAAAAAAGGTGCTGTTTATGCAGAAACTAAAAAAATAGATCCTTCTGTATTGATTAATAGTCGTCTATCCCCCGATAGCTTGTTTAACACAAATCTTGGCGCTGTATAAAGGTATAAACTACCCTGAAAAAACCTCTTGCAAGAGGTTTTTTGGCTACTGCCTTCCCTTTACTAATACTGGGATAAAAAACATCGCTTAAGAGAATCTCGCGATTTAATGCCAAAGGTGGTGATAGGAGGCATCACTAGTACTGTCTCAGTCATAGGTTCGCTGCCTATGATTACAGGGTTGTAAGCTAATGAGCATTGAAGTTGCATAAAACCAGGGCTGAAGCCCTTACTACAAGCGAATCAATCTGGAAAAATGAATGGCGATTAGCTTACTTACCTTTTATAACAGTATGGTTGCACAATCCTTGGGTACGGTTGATACTCACTACCCCTGTACAGTTCTGGTCTGGTTACTCCTCCTACATAACCTCAACAACTAGTGCTTAAACTGGGAGTAGACGGTCGTCAATTTCTCTTTCCTGCTTTTTAAAAGTTTTGCTACTTCTGCAATTAACTGCTCTGGAGCCAAAGGCTTTTCCATATAAGCCTGAAATCCAGCCGCCAGAGCTTTTGAGCGTACCTGAAATTCAACATCACCAGTTACAGCAATCGCTGGAATGTCTCTTTTTTGTGGTAGCGGCAGCGAACGGATCTCCTGTATTAACCAATACCCGTCCTTAAACGGCATATTAATATCTGAGATTAAAATATCGACCGGGGATTGTTTAACGGCTTCTAATCCATCTTTTGCATTGGATGCTGTCACTACCTGTATTCCATAGCTTTCAAGAATAAAGCTCATCAAAACCAGGTTATCCTCTAGATCATCGATGACAAGAATTGTTAGTTCCTTGAAAATATCTATATCTGTTCTATCATTTTCCTGATTCGGAGCAACAAAATTTTCTGACATGATAGATTTACCCCTTAGCTCTCCAATCAATTACAAATCTTTTTACTTAGAGCTAGCGCTATAGTTTGGCATTTTAACGGGGGTATATTCCGAATTTTGAGTATTTTTTCACAAACACTACACCCTGTTTAATAAAAGCGCGGCTCTTCTAATGCCACTAAAAAATGGGACTTGCTGAATTTGAATATAAAATTCAAAAATCAACTCTTTTCAACTCTTACTTTCTGCGAATCCGCGCCTCTGCGTGAGATACAGCAGAATTCAGGAGACAGAAGTCAGAATTCAGAATAAAATAGGCTTTATACCTGACTTTGAGACCTATATTGTGTACTTCATCAACTTGAAATCTGCTGTAAATTCATATTCTCAATCAGCAACTCCAAAAAATTGAGTATCGTGATATCTGTAGCTACGACATCTAACTACACTATGTGAAATCATATTATTAGAAATGCTTATTCATTTTATTATCCCCCTGGTGGGGATTATTTATGCCTTATTTCCCCTTTAAGAGGGATTGTTTTTGTGCAAAATATCCCTCCTCAAAGCTGATTTTTTAGGGGATTTGAAAAGCCGACGCCCTGCTTTACTTTGTAATAGAGGCTTCCTTTGCTCCAGACGTTGGCAGGGAATTCAATTTCGGGTTAGTGCTTTGGAATTGCACTTGAAATTTCACAAGAGTGTGTTAGATTAATAATCCCACCAAAAAAGTTTTTATAGAGATTATTCAGTTGCCCGTGTGCTAAAAAAGGGAATCAGACGGCAGAGTGCACTGCATTGGTGGTAGTGAAATTATAGTTTTATTAACAGTTAACTGCTCACAATCATTCTGGTATAAGCAGGAGGAGCAAGCAGATAATATTTTGCTTGAAAAGTAAGTGTTTGTACTTATGAAGTGTGGTCAGATCAGGTGAAAAATACTTGCGAAAGTTAAACGAATGCTGTGAAGTAGCTCTGAGGAGTCTTCCCACTCAAGAAAAAATATCTCTTTGAGATGTGCAATCCAGTGTGCTTAAAAAAGGGAATAGAGCAGCAAGATGTATTAACTCGAATAGTGGCGTTGCTGATTAAGAATAGAGTTGTTGGGAAATCAGCCGAACAATGTCTATAACTCAGCAATGGCAGATATCCCAGTCATTTTGCTCAAAAATACTTACAACCTAAATGGTGCAGGTGTTTCAGCAATTTCTATTCTAACGTTATTTCCCAACAAATCTAATATGAATTTGCCTTACGCAAAGGTGCAAAAACTCAAAGAATAAGGTTGAAGAAGTATCATTTGAGGAATTCATATTTCGATACAGCAACGCCCAAATAGTGATTAAAGGCAATTGCACTAGAACATGGTACTTGCAAATATTCTGATGCAGATGGAATCGGGAAATATTGTTCGTACTTATCAAGTGTGGTATTTGGAGATAAAAGTTAAGCTATTCAAGTTTAACTGTGTTTGGAAAATCAAGTAGTACACAGGAATTAAACCAAATGAATACGGATTTTAGTTTGAACAGCTTCTTTAATTTCATCAAAGAGAACAACAAGGATCTCAACCCAGACCACTATCAAATTGCCTTTCGGCAAGAAGGATTAGGTGTTCAGCTTGTACTGAAGTATATTCAAGGTAGCGTCCAGATCCTTATTCAGCAAGGGTTTCAGAAATACCGTGCGTTCGCCCTGCTTCACACAACTAGAATTAATGCGAACCGAACAGTTAATTGAAAACTGGTATGAAGTCCAGAGGAATTTGTCTCTTCAAGTGGCTCATGACTTCATACTGGAACATCTTGAACAAAGAGTGGGCTTGGACTCACATAGGAATGGCACTAAGATAACGGCAAACCTATTATTTCTAAGGCTTTTGGGTGTGGGGTGTAGGGTGTGGGGTGTAGTGAGCAAGAAGTTCATTAATGTTCTTATCCCATTCTATTTTTCTTACTCTTTCCCTACACCCTACACCCTACCCCCAACACCCTGCCCTAGCGACGTTTCACCTTTTCTTAGTGCCATTCGACTCACATAGTCAGATTCCTGTCAATGCGTAAGTTCTGATTTTATCAGTGATCTTAAGGATAACTCATGACTACTAGAACGGTTACTACAACT
This window contains:
- a CDS encoding pentapeptide repeat-containing protein codes for the protein MAKITQAEVSKQFAIANSKIWGRVLITISIVATLIPVVSGTYLYGTGFGTDSNKSVSIEEVINPKDGKIIKVRKETEQFQSGKTLWDWLSLAGTLAIPILVAILGYQFQRREQKRTEQQSNLEREIAEINSREEGIEAYIDRMSDILLDKQLSQKIKTLDFSDVKKTREKIEQDSELDTAINVARVRSSSILRRLSSDQERQARILYFLRDTELLKFIFIEAKLEKINLKESVLNDSNLSGANLRGANLSGANLRGANLDGVDFKATDLRGADFKAAELQGAELQGADLRGADLQGAYLCNASLNGADLQGAYLCNASLNGANFRGANLSGANLNSADLRDADFRGAYLTEIIWNEFTRWEDVQGLEAAINVPQALLKQKKTA
- a CDS encoding tetratricopeptide repeat protein — translated: MQQQTIETYIQAIAIYDAALKFAPNDLKTLKRKGFALEKLSELQLSQQQYTEAIETLKQAIATYDSVFSTYHSDAIDISYHGTIIERLAELYLTNKQYREAFATYQQALTTYETAIQLAPVDFCNHGLKAGALASVADLHCGLSQYTQAVPYYQQAITCYNTSLEIKPLKANEFEKACVLQRWGNCFQQLSRNSQALECYQTALEILRELPPTDRHILSLEEQIQKLSQQS
- a CDS encoding response regulator: MSENFVAPNQENDRTDIDIFKELTILVIDDLEDNLVLMSFILESYGIQVVTASNAKDGLEAVKQSPVDILISDINMPFKDGYWLIQEIRSLPLPQKRDIPAIAVTGDVEFQVRSKALAAGFQAYMEKPLAPEQLIAEVAKLLKSRKEKLTTVYSQFKH
- a CDS encoding IS4 family transposase; the protein is MLPEFYETHLKRELGRTEYLLLKLLICLLQSIKTVSLEALATALPIPILFESRRKKLQRFLSLNYINVEEIWFPIIKSWLEINFPLNEVIYVVIDRTNWGCINLLMISVVWDKRSIPIYFELLDKLGSSNFDEQEAVFKKALPIFKDYKIVVLGDREFCSIKLANWLTEQKVYFCLRLKKDAFIEIEPEIWLQLRDLGLAPGLSFFYQGIKYTKSQGFVSFNLATKWKRKRFGVAPEEGWFILTNLDDLDSAIKAYKQRFDIEEMFRDFKSGGYNLEDTNVSGQRLISLILLISLAYTAATISGQKIKRMGVQKYVGRIKESGRTVRRHSSFYIGLYGSNWVDFMENSYELVAELMTLAPNKRKYYQQGERAMRLILSAF